The sequence AGGCGGATGATAATTCTATGATGCAGGAACAGTTTATGGCGAATATGAGTCATGAGATTCGGACACCGATGAATGCTATTCTTGGTTTTGCAGATCTTCTGCAAAAGACGAATCTCGATAGAAAGCAGTCGGAATACATTTCAGCCATTCGTGCCAGCGGATCTAATCTACTGAATATAGTGAACGATATTCTTGATTTTTCGAAAATTGAAGCGGGGAAACTAACCATTGAAAAAATTGCTTTTAATTTAGAGAGCCTCATCGGTTCTCTGAGAATTATGTTTTCGGAAAAGGCGCGACAAAAAAACATACAGTTTGAAGTTAGTATGGATAGTAATTTACCGGAGATGATTTTCGGAGATCCAACACGTTTAACACAAATTCTCGTGAACCTGATCAATAACGCCATCAAATTTACCGATGTTGGCGTAGTAAAAATAAGTTGCGAATTAAAAAGTATTGAGCATGATATGGCTCAGGTTGTTTTTCGTGTCAAAGATACCGGTATCGGCATTCCACAAGATAAATTGGATATTATTTTTGAGCGTTTTAACCAGGGAAATAGAGAAACAACGCGACGCTATGGAGGAACTGGCCTGGGACTTTCGATCGTGAGGGATCTTGTGGAATTACAAAATGGAGAGATCCGTGTAAAAAGCAAACAAAATTCGGGCTCAGAATTTATCGTTACCCTTAGTTACCCTATTTCTTATGAGACACATATAAAAATTACGGATAATTCTCACACACGATTTCCATCCTTGTCGGGAAAAAACTTAAGTGTGCTTCTTGTTGAAGACAATGAACTTAATCAGAAACTTGCAAGATCGTATTTGCAGGGCTTTGGATTAGAGGTAGATTTGGCTGAAAATGGCGCGGTAGCTATAGAAAAATTGCAGGAGAAAAAATTTGACCTTGTGCTTATGGATATTCAAATGCCTGTTTTGGATGGTTACAACGCAGCCCAAAAAATCCGCTACGAGCTTCAAATGGATATTCCGATCATTGCTATGACAGCCCATATTATGAGTGGCGAAAAGGAAAAATGCATCAGCTATGGCATGAACGATTATATTTCGAAACCATTTAAAGAAGCAGATCTTTATGAAATTGTATCCTCTTTTCTGAAAATAGAAAAACAGGTGGAAACAAAACCGCCCCTTGTTGAAACAAGTATTAGAACACATGCAGGGGTAGTAGACTTTAAAGACATTGAAGACATGTCTCGCGGTAATAGATCTTTTATCATAGAAATGATCACCCTGTTTTTAGAAAAAAACCCTTTGGATATTGCAGAAGTAGATGCCGCAATAAAAACCAGGGATCTTAGCGCAGTACGCGCGATATCTCACCGCATGAAAACATCTGTAGGGTTTATGGGACTTAAGCATCTGGGTAAGATTTTAGGTGAAATGGAGATAAAAGCAGAAACGGATGGCGAGATCAAGGAAATTTCAAGCCTTTTCAACAAGGTAGTAGCAGATTGTAAAAAAGCCAGGAGTGAATTTGAAATCGCTCTGGAAACTACTTATAAATAGGCGGTAATTTTTTAACGTCTTCTTAAGCGCCTTCAAATGTTGCTCACTCAGGTAACTGCAGACGTTTATACACATTTATGCTCAGGATATATATTTTCTTAGAAAACTATTGCTTATCTTGATTACGCAAAGCGAACACAGCGGCTGAAAGCATGTTTTAAGGAAATGAGTTTATGCGTTGCATTTTCCGAATTTTTTTTGCAAGTTTAAAAACACAGTTTAAACATTAACTATGATAAAAGCAGTAGCCATAGATGACGAGTCAATTGCATTAAAAGTTATTGAGAACTTTTGCAAAGACATTGATTTTATTAGTCTTGAAAAAACTTTCAGTGAAGCAAAGGAAGGTTTAAAGTACCTGAATAAATTTCCGGTAGACCTTCTGTTTCTGGATATTGACATGCCTTTGATGAATGGTATAGATCTTTATAAACAACTGAAACAAGATACTATGGTTATTTTTATTACTGCTCGTGCAGATTATGCTGTGGAAGGCTTTAATTTAATGGCAGTGGATTATTTACTGAAACCTTTTTCTTACGATAGATTTTTGCAGGCTACCAAACGTGCAAACGATCTTTTAAATTTTAATACCCAAAGCGAAAAAGCTGAGGACTCTAAATTTTTATATATCCGTGCCGATTTCAGTCTTATCAAAGTTGCTATTGCCGATATTATTTACATAGAAGCGCTTGATGATTATTTGAAGATTTATATCCAGGATCAAAAAACGCTTGTGGCAAGGATGACTATGAAAGCCATTCTTGAAAAGCTCCCCTCTTCTAAATTTATCAGGGTACACCGCTCGTTTATAGTGGCTGTAGACCGCATTCAGGCGCTCCGTTCAAAGACAGTACTTGTTGACCGCATTGAAATTCCAATGGGTGGAAGTTATATTGAAGAAGTAAATAAGGTTTTCCAAAAATAAATTGACCTCAAAAAGTGGAATTAGGCCGCATTTAATTCCCTTCTTTTTGCTTTAATTTTATATTTAGTCGCTTCCATCAACACACACATGAAAGAAGACTTTTTATTTATTAATTCTCAAAAGAAACTGCATAAAGTCAATGTGGGTTCTATTAGCTTTATTCAGGCTATGGACGATTACATAAAAATTCATTTTAAAGATTCTAAGTCCATTGTTACCCGCATGACTATGAAAGTAATACTCGAACAATTAGACAGCGACGAGTTTATTCGTGTTCACCGGTCTTTTATTGTTCCGGTAAAAAACATTGAAGCAATGGGTGTAAAGAACATTCTTGTAAATGGGAATGAAATTGCGCTGGGTAAAAATTATGCTGGCGAGGTTAAAGAGCGTTTTAAAGAATACAAGTAAATAATTCTTTCCCTCACAAAAATTTCTCTTACATACATAACCATTTTCAGAGCTTGCTCAGTTGAAAGGGTCTCTTCAAAATTTCAAGCACTTAAATCTGTAAATCGGTAAAAAATATACCCAATGTACGGTATTTTATAGTGGAGGTCCTCTCGCTAAATTGATGGCCTAAAACGGGGACATGAAAAAAATCATCTGGGTATCTTTTTTTATTTGCAATTTTGTTTTTTCTCAGGCGCAGGAGTATAAAAAAATGCAAGATGCTGCCGCCAAAGCGTGCGAAGAAGGCGACTTCAAAAATGCCATTGAGCTTTCAGAATCGGCGATACACGCTGCTACCAGAGACAAGAAAACCAATGTAGATGACTTATATTCTTTGCGATCTGAGAATGCGGCCTACTATCTTTTAAGCGAGCAGGTTGAGAAAGGACTGAGTTTATTTGCTGGTTTAACAGAAGAAGTAGGTACTGGAAAATATCCCATTGCAGAAATGAATCTAAACCAGAACTATGGGATCGCTCTTGTTTTTTTAGGTCTCTATAGTGATGCCTTACCCCTTCTGGAAAAAGCCCACGGGTTAAGTAAGACGCAAAAAATGAAAACCAAAGATCTGGTGTCATGCCTGGGTTCGCTTGCTGTATGTTACCAGTATCAGTACGATTTTTTAAAATCAGAAGCTATTTTTAAGGAAGCGGAGTTAGTTTGTGAAAGAGATAATTTGATGAATACGGCAGATTATGCTGCTCTTGAAAGTAATTTTGCGCTGCTGTATCGCGACATGCAAATTCCAATCAGTGCTAATGAGTGTTATCTGAAGGCAGAGAAAACTTTTACAAGATCAAAAGATACTTTGAATCCTCAATATCCTGTTTTTTTATTGGATTACGGATCAATGCTTGCGGACGCCAACCAGTTTGAGAAAGCACTAAGTCTGTCTTACAGGGCAAAAAACATAGATAAAAAGCTTTACACAGAGAATTCAAATGCTTATGCAGCCGACCTGAATAATCTGGGCTACATTTATGCCCGCATGAATAAAATTGTGGAGACTGAACAGTTTTACATACAGTCTTTAAAGATCAAAAAAGAATTGCCTTTTGTGAGATTAGACAGCTACCTCACTACTTTAAGTAATTTAATGGTTTTTTATTCTAACATGGGAAGAGATGAGGAAGCTGTTGGATTTGTTAAGGAGCTGGAGGATGGGTTAAGGAATAAAGAGCTCACTGATACTTTGAAGCGCGCTACTTTCGCGAATAATCTTGGTATCCAGTTTAAAAACCGGGGAGATATTCTCAAATCTATATACTATTTTAAAGAGGCTTTAAGGTATTATGAAGCCATTTATGGTAAGGATAATTTGTTTATGGCTGAGGTGTACATAGACATGGGAACAGCTTTTTTTGCGGTGGATAATTTTAAAGAGACATCCGACTACCTGAATAAAGCCGCCGATATTTATTCAAAAACCAAAGTGGAAGATAATGTGAATACCATTGGGATGTTTTGCAATCTCGCCATTATTTTAAAAGAAGTAAATAAAGTTAAGGAAGCCAATACATACATAAACAAAGCTCTTGACCTCACAAAAAAATTCAATGTTAAACAAGCAGATATTTTAGAGCAGGTTTATATTAGTAAAGCTGAGATTGCTGCCGAGCTGCACGATGTGAAGATTTCAACGGATTATTTTAATAAATACCTCGAATTAAAATATGCGCAGATCGAAGAAAATTTCAGCTATATGACGGAAAATGAAAAAATGTTTTTCCTTGAAGAGTTTGAACATAATATCAAGAATTTTTATACGATGATCTTAAGTGAAATTGAAAAGTACCCCGAGCTTATTAAGGCTTTGCTGGATTTTCGTTTGAAGACAAAAGCAATGTTACTCAATAATCTTTCTAAGATCAAACAAAGCATCATTGATTTGAACGATCCTCTTCTGAACCAAAAATTTGATGATCTTAAATTAAAACGTGAAACAGTTGCCAAGCTGCTGAGTTTTAACACCGAAGATTATCCCAATGCACTATCTGAAGCCTCTGCTTTAAAGGCTGAAGCCGATTTAATGGAAAAAGAAATTTCATTAAAAGTGAGCGGAACTTTCTCAGGAGATGCAACGAAAAAAAGTGACTGGAAGACCATTCAAAAATTATTAAGTCCGGGAGAAGCTGCCATTGAGATCTTTCAATGTTACCTGGTTTACAATAATAATCAGGGTAAGGGAACCAATTACACTTACATTGTTATTAAGCCAACGGGAGAACCTTTTGCTCTTACAATAGATCGCCCCATTAGCTGGGAAGATGAAGTGCTTAATCTTTACAGAAACAGCATTGACTTTAAGAAAACAGAGCCTGATCTCTATCGTCGTCTCTGGAAATTTGTAGATGAAAAATTAGCCGATACCAAAACTGTTTACATATCACCGGATGGCATTTATAATCAACTCAATCTGAATACAATTTACAATGACGAAAAAAAGCAGTATCTGATCGAAGAAAAAGAAGTTCATTTACTTACTACTTTGAATGATCTACAAAATGTAAAATCCTCAACTTTTAGGAAGCCGAGTAACGCGGTGCTGGTGGGAGATCCAAAGTTTGATTACGATATCACAAAATTAAATGTTCCCAAAAAAGAAAAAGAGGTTTCGCTGGCTGTTGCTTCGCGGGGGGCTTTTGGTTTTGCTCTGGCTGAATTGCCGGGAACAAAAGTAGAAGTGGAAGTGATCAAGACTATTTTTGACAAGAATAACGTGAGTTGCAAATTATTGATGGAAGAAGCGGCTAATGAGCGTGATGTCAAAAAAATTAAAAGTCCTGATGTTCTTCATCTTGCTACGCATGGTTTTTTTCTTGAAGATCCAAAGGAAGAAGACCTGGCAGCTTATGATAAACTGGAAAAAGAGTTTTATAAAAACCCGATGGTGCGTTCTGGTATTTTTTTTAGTGGAGCCAATAAAGATTACGCTCTTAATACTTCGAATGCATCCTCCATTACCGATTTTGAAGATGGGATGCTCACTTCATACGAAGCTATGAACTTGAGTCTTGATAAAACAGAA is a genomic window of Sphingobacteriaceae bacterium containing:
- a CDS encoding DNA-binding response regulator, which codes for MIKAVAIDDESIALKVIENFCKDIDFISLEKTFSEAKEGLKYLNKFPVDLLFLDIDMPLMNGIDLYKQLKQDTMVIFITARADYAVEGFNLMAVDYLLKPFSYDRFLQATKRANDLLNFNTQSEKAEDSKFLYIRADFSLIKVAIADIIYIEALDDYLKIYIQDQKTLVARMTMKAILEKLPSSKFIRVHRSFIVAVDRIQALRSKTVLVDRIEIPMGGSYIEEVNKVFQK